The proteins below are encoded in one region of Syntrophorhabdus sp.:
- a CDS encoding xanthine dehydrogenase family protein subunit M — protein MADVHVPSSLDEVFRLLDEEPSARLFAGGTDIMVRSFPDMRERGSFLCLERVDELRGIHGSATEVRIGAAATLSELIASPVIADLFPLLREALRHVGAPAVRNMGTLGGNICTASPAGDSLPPLYILGAEVELRSLEGRRRMPIGAFITGPGRTQLEEGEVLCAVVIGKEQGFNFHHFEKVGQRKAMAISVASLAFGAETRRDGTIVKARCAFGSVAPTVFTSRLLNDTFAGNTLNTAVLDRAAAIVREGVSPISDIRASMEYRRQVAGNLVMRLEGAGKDR, from the coding sequence GTGGCTGACGTCCATGTGCCGTCATCGCTCGACGAGGTCTTTCGGCTGCTCGACGAGGAACCTTCGGCGAGGCTCTTCGCCGGCGGCACCGATATCATGGTGAGATCTTTCCCGGACATGCGGGAAAGGGGGTCCTTCCTGTGTCTCGAAAGGGTGGACGAGCTAAGGGGCATCCATGGATCCGCCACAGAGGTGCGCATAGGCGCCGCGGCGACACTGAGCGAACTTATCGCGAGCCCTGTCATCGCGGACCTTTTTCCCCTTCTCCGGGAGGCTCTGCGGCACGTAGGGGCGCCGGCGGTGCGCAACATGGGGACCCTGGGAGGGAACATCTGCACGGCGTCACCGGCGGGCGACAGCCTGCCGCCGCTGTATATCCTGGGTGCCGAGGTGGAATTGCGTTCCCTCGAGGGGCGGCGGCGGATGCCGATCGGTGCGTTCATCACCGGGCCCGGGCGGACGCAGCTTGAAGAGGGCGAGGTCCTCTGCGCCGTCGTGATCGGAAAGGAGCAGGGCTTCAATTTCCACCATTTCGAGAAGGTGGGACAGAGAAAGGCCATGGCGATCAGCGTGGCCTCCCTGGCCTTCGGCGCCGAAACCCGCCGTGACGGGACCATCGTGAAGGCCCGCTGTGCCTTCGGCAGCGTGGCCCCCACGGTCTTCACATCCCGGCTCCTGAACGACACCTTTGCAGGAAATACCCTGAACACGGCCGTGCTGGACAGGGCCGCCGCGATCGTCCGCGAAGGGGTGAGTCCCATCAGCGATATCCGCGCGTCGATGGAATATCGAAGACAGGTGGCCGGCAACCTTGTGATGCGCCTTGAAGGCGCCGGGAAAGACAGGTGA
- a CDS encoding (2Fe-2S)-binding protein codes for MKRKISFILNGSPVVVETDAARRAVDVLREDLGLTGVKEGCGSGECGACSILVDDVVKLSCIMTAAQLEGRKVVTIEGVGRDGELHPVQRSFVECGAIQCGFCTPGMVIAAVGFLKENPDPTREEIRAGLSGNICRCTGYEKIIDAVEDAAAKLRGGGSGG; via the coding sequence GTGAAACGGAAGATATCGTTCATTCTCAACGGCTCGCCCGTTGTCGTAGAGACGGATGCCGCCAGAAGGGCCGTCGATGTGCTTCGCGAGGACCTCGGTCTGACCGGCGTCAAGGAGGGCTGTGGCTCGGGTGAATGCGGCGCCTGCTCCATCCTCGTTGACGATGTGGTGAAGCTTTCCTGCATCATGACGGCGGCGCAGCTGGAAGGGAGGAAAGTGGTCACCATCGAGGGCGTCGGCCGGGATGGAGAACTCCACCCCGTGCAGCGCTCATTTGTGGAATGCGGGGCCATACAATGCGGTTTCTGCACACCCGGCATGGTGATAGCGGCGGTTGGTTTCCTGAAGGAGAACCCGGACCCGACGCGGGAGGAGATCCGTGCGGGGTTGAGCGGCAACATCTGCCGGTGCACGGGGTACGAGAAGATCATCGACGCCGTCGAAGACGCGGCGGCGAAGCTCCGCGGAGGAGGTTCCGGTGGCTGA
- a CDS encoding xanthine dehydrogenase family protein codes for MKEKARRFLEGPRLDAFSKVTGRERYAADEYSKEFFWAGAKRALIPHARLLAVHTTRAAAHPGVLRVLTFRDVGGSNRLGIVRNHQPVLVDEFIRHAGDAVALVVARSREALHEALDLITFDHEPLPGVFDPEEALKDGAPRVHEDNEEGNLVRAVRVRRGDPDVTFRGCDVVVEGMLETPRQEHTYLETEAGWAYVDGDGVLVVVTSTQTPYRDRKEMAAALGLGVDRVRVVAPCLGGAFGGKDGITVQCLVGLAALSAGGVPVKMWWNRRESFLASVKRLPARMYYRLGAKADGTFQALSCRLYFDAGPYAGLAGEVMAMGVEHAGSAYRIPNVDIEGYCVYTNSALGGPFRGFGVPQATAGMEQVVDMVAGKLGMDPLEVRRVNALGTGDRNCVGVELRYSAGFSECVDKLVEHPLWKEREAWKASAPPWKKRGCGVGCMAHAIGYPALIPDEANARVELTENGTIRVYSGVSDMGQGNACAYLRIAGEILNQDPATMEVVQPDTDHDLPSGTSSASRTTYTFGNAVIQAAGSLKEIILRAGAQCLEIEDMDSLELVPDAVRIKGSGRKAALRDVAALIDAGDRSCKGYFRTPYDESTLEIMYLGTHVLFSYGAHLARIEVDTLTGRIDVVDYVAVTDAGRVLNRAQYDQQVQGSIAQGIGYALMEDYIVKDGRHETEDLATYIVPTSLDVPDMVSIAVETDETTGPFGMKGIGEVVISGCVPAIANAFHDACGVRITRVPLTPQRVLSALAGQGGEE; via the coding sequence GATGTCGGGGGCTCGAACAGACTGGGGATCGTCAGGAACCATCAGCCGGTGCTAGTCGATGAGTTCATCCGCCACGCGGGAGACGCCGTCGCCCTGGTGGTGGCCCGCAGCCGAGAAGCTCTCCACGAGGCCCTCGACCTCATCACCTTCGACCACGAGCCTCTGCCGGGTGTCTTCGATCCCGAAGAGGCCCTGAAGGACGGCGCGCCCAGGGTCCACGAGGACAACGAGGAAGGCAACCTGGTGAGGGCTGTCCGCGTAAGGCGGGGAGACCCCGACGTGACCTTTCGCGGCTGCGACGTTGTGGTCGAGGGTATGCTCGAGACGCCGCGTCAGGAGCACACGTACCTGGAGACGGAAGCCGGGTGGGCCTATGTCGATGGAGACGGGGTGCTCGTCGTTGTGACATCGACGCAGACCCCCTACCGGGACAGGAAGGAGATGGCCGCCGCCCTGGGGCTCGGTGTGGACAGGGTGCGTGTCGTCGCTCCTTGTCTCGGCGGCGCGTTCGGAGGAAAGGACGGCATCACCGTGCAGTGTCTCGTCGGTCTTGCCGCTCTCAGCGCGGGCGGCGTTCCCGTCAAGATGTGGTGGAACAGGCGGGAGAGCTTCCTCGCCAGCGTAAAGAGGCTTCCCGCAAGAATGTACTACCGGCTCGGGGCGAAAGCGGATGGGACCTTTCAGGCGCTCTCCTGCCGGCTCTACTTCGATGCGGGTCCTTACGCGGGACTTGCGGGCGAGGTCATGGCGATGGGCGTGGAGCACGCCGGGTCGGCGTACCGGATACCCAATGTTGATATCGAAGGGTATTGCGTCTATACGAACAGCGCCCTTGGTGGTCCTTTCCGCGGTTTCGGTGTGCCGCAGGCGACGGCGGGCATGGAGCAGGTTGTCGACATGGTGGCCGGGAAGCTTGGCATGGACCCGCTCGAGGTTCGCCGCGTCAACGCTCTTGGTACCGGGGACAGGAACTGCGTGGGCGTTGAGCTCAGGTACTCGGCGGGGTTCTCGGAATGCGTCGACAAACTCGTGGAGCATCCGCTGTGGAAAGAGCGCGAAGCCTGGAAGGCATCGGCGCCGCCATGGAAGAAGCGCGGCTGCGGCGTTGGCTGCATGGCCCACGCGATCGGCTACCCGGCTCTCATCCCCGACGAGGCGAACGCGAGAGTGGAGCTGACAGAGAACGGTACGATCCGGGTCTATTCAGGCGTCTCCGATATGGGGCAGGGGAATGCCTGCGCCTATCTCAGGATAGCGGGGGAGATCCTGAACCAGGACCCCGCGACGATGGAGGTTGTCCAGCCCGACACGGACCACGACCTTCCCTCGGGCACCTCGTCGGCGAGCCGCACGACGTACACCTTCGGCAATGCCGTCATACAGGCGGCGGGAAGCCTCAAAGAGATCATCCTTCGGGCCGGTGCCCAATGTCTTGAGATCGAGGACATGGACTCTCTCGAACTGGTGCCCGATGCCGTCAGGATCAAAGGTTCGGGCCGAAAGGCAGCCCTTCGCGACGTAGCGGCCCTCATCGATGCCGGCGACCGGTCCTGCAAGGGATACTTCCGGACCCCCTACGACGAGAGCACGCTGGAGATAATGTACCTGGGCACGCACGTTCTGTTTTCGTACGGTGCCCACCTCGCGCGCATCGAGGTCGATACCCTGACGGGAAGGATAGATGTTGTCGACTACGTGGCCGTCACCGACGCGGGCAGGGTGCTGAACCGCGCCCAGTACGATCAGCAGGTGCAGGGTTCCATCGCGCAGGGCATCGGGTATGCCCTCATGGAAGACTACATCGTGAAGGACGGCCGGCACGAGACGGAAGACCTTGCGACCTACATCGTCCCCACCTCCCTCGACGTTCCCGACATGGTCTCCATCGCCGTCGAGACCGATGAGACCACGGGTCCCTTCGGTATGAAGGGGATCGGCGAGGTGGTCATCAGCGGTTGTGTGCCCGCCATCGCCAATGCCTTTCACGATGCCTGCGGCGTGAGGATAACACGGGTTCCCCTCACACCGCAGCGCGTGCTGTCGGCCCTTGCCGGACAAGGAGGGGAGGAGTGA